ATTTAACAAGATCTTCTAAAGCAATTCTGGCTATGTCTTCTGTGGCtgctctttttttcttctttgccATGACAGATGCTAAGTCAATAACAGAAGACCTCGAAGTCAAGAAGAAATTAAACATATATTTTCTATAATCACCAATAAAAGAATCAATTTATCATGAAATTTATTGGAGGAAAAAAATAAGTATTCTAGCAGATTATAACTATAAACTCTAGACAAGAGTAGCCACCATAACCATCAATTAAGAAAGAACACAAATGCCTCTAATTACTATTTTTTCCGTTTTATTTTGGTCTCATAATTGAAGAGGTTTCTCTGAAATGGAACCTGGTTCACTTGGTTCAATTTGTTGGCTCTTTGGTACTTGAGATGTAGCAACTGAATAAGGGAGACAATTTAGATCCTGATCTAATACAGGCAGATTTCTCTTAGACTGAAAGCAACCTTTGATCATTCTGCATTTTTCCTCGGATAAAAATTGCAATGGTTCTTCATCTGCTGTTCTGCTAATCAGCTTGAAAATAAGTTGAAGATCATTGGCCAGTGTTGGGACTGACTTCAGCTTGGGGTTTCTGAACACAACAAAAATAATTAGAGAGAACAGCAAATTGTGAGGAGAAAATCAAGTTTATAGGAGGTCCAAAACAAGGTGTGAAGTTTAAGAAACTCAATACTACTGCTAGTTGCAGTCAAAAATCGGGTTGAGGTCCCTCTCAATCCATATCAAgccaattattttataataaaaagcaCCATGAAGCAGGAAGTGAATTTGAAACCACTAGAATAAAGTTAAGAATCAAACCATCTTCATTAACTGTTCTTATTTTCCTTGAATaactgaatttattttttatgttctaACTATCCATTTCACACCACTAGttgtatcaaaaaaaaaaaaaaaaaacaacattaGTTGTAGACTTGTAGTACAATTAATTTGCTGGAATTACTTTGGGTCAAAATGAGAAAAAGGATGAGGTTTCCAACTCTGTAAGTGCCACAAATTTAAGAATCGAAGATTTACAGATTCAATAACATGTAAGAGAAACATAATATTTACACTTGATGTCCTAAGCAATCACTTCTCATTAGGCATCCACCCGCCAATATGGAATCTAGATAATCataaaattaaagcaaaaccatgaaaacaaatcACCTAACTGGTGAAAATGCATTACTCAAGTATTTTCCTCAACAAAAGAAGCACATATTTAACGTGAATTCAGTAAAAGATAACAGAGTTGTGATGAGATATAAgtgtaatttattaaaatgttacgAAGGAGTTGGTGAGAAAACCTCAGTCATCAATGAGAAGAAGGCCCAAATTCTTGGATAGCATTTCCACTGCTTTGAAATTTAGAAATTCCTAGCCCTAAATTATACCACTTCAAACCCTTCAAGTGCTAGAGTCTTTATCAACTACATTTATGCTGTTATTATTTAAAGAAATCCTTCAGAATAGGCAATCTTTTGCTGAAAGCTTATTGGTTATCTTGGGGGTTACTGTTTGATCCCTATACTTGCTTCCCTTCTCAAGCAGAAAGGAGGCTTATAAGGCGTTTCTTTCATTTGAATAGAGCTCAAAATCAAAAGAAATGACCAGATAATTAAACAAGAAGGGAGGTACAGAACCTGCAATTTAGTTCTAATGCTTCATTTAGCAATTAATCCCACTGTTCTATGTACTAATATACTTTATCAACGTTTACCATAAAAAAAACTTGTAACCTTAATAGAAGCATAATTAAATTAGTGAATTTCACCTTCTGAATTGAGCGAATTACCAAATTATTGACTATCTTCGTCCTTTCATAAGCCAAAATGTCACAGCACACAATCAGTAGAATTTATATAACATGACCCCATCACATATATTAATCCCAAATGAAAAGGCACCAGACTGCCAGAAAGTTACATTTGGGGAAAAAGGAATAAGAATTGGAAATGGTGTAAGATTAAAGTAAATGGAAAAATGGGTTACCTAGAAATTGAGAGTAAAGAAGGAATGCGACTCAAATGAGGGGAGTGATGAGCATTAAATGCAAAAATGCAGTGCCACACACCGATCACTTGCCCTTCAAAAAGCTCCAGAACCCGAAATCTGTCCAACCTGAGAAGTGGGTTAGCTACCATTTCAACATATGGACCATCATCAGAGAAGAGAAACTCCCTCTCAACTTCCTTGTCCGTCCCATCCTTTAATCGGTACACATGCAAACTCCTGATAAACTCTGCCAAACtcaaaaagaacaaaaaaataaaaacaaagaagaaaaagaaagcaaacattaagaaaagaaaatcaatcTCAGTTTTGGAACGAGGATGTATTgtttgaaaaggaaaacaagGGATGGGATTGCTCAACCTCTGTTGATAGTGTTCTGAAAGATACGAAGAGCTGTTAAGGAATAATCCTGAGAGAAGTCCATGAGATCATGGTTAGAGAAAAGAAAGCAGTAACCAAAATCCAGTGGGTAGATAGAGAAATCAATGGCACGAAGCACAGATTTAGGCTCTATAGCAAGTTCGCATGATCTTTTAGCTGGTTCTCCTCTGCTCGTCCAGCCAATCCAAAATAAACTTTCTCCCTAAGTATTGAGCTCTCAATATATTTATAGTCTCTCTGTCtcttttttattacttttatgtatgaataatttaatttataattaatggaaaattttttattttttaaaaatgaactAACTAATATCTTGTTTGGTATAGAAATTAtcactgtaatttttaaattaactttttataaatattaatcttctagtatcctttttttttattactaattacaaaagcaaaacaatatttaattaatttctgaattgaTAATATGGTATTTTGTTTTGCTTATGTGTAAATGTATAAATTTGTCGTAATCATTAATTTCACAtatataaataactaaattatttagCTTTAATATTGgtagtcttttctttttggtCAAAGTTGGTAGTTCATATTTgccaaaaataaaacaatattgGCAGTTCATACCATTTATGGCCAATATCACATCTTTCTTTTCAAGtcatagttttattattttttgaactgACCTCTACATCAAATTTCTAAAAAAACCTTTTTCAAGTCATAGTTTTAATATTGTGCATCATGCTAACTCAAAATAATCCATCTTTCTTTAACTTTTAATGTAAAAATCTCCATTTACACCCCCcctatctctctctctatatattttcttatagctttttttatattgattattactaaaaaatttgacttataataaaattataattaattaagaatttgtaactaatttagaatatattttgaaaaatgtaaatataaatattaaaccatattattattttttttttatttctctcgTTGTATAAAGCTTTTgattttgttttaattatttgattatctTATTCTTTTTTACGAGCGTTactttcatgttttttatgGAAAGTAATTATTAGTTTTCGgattattgttaattttttcaataaatatgaTATTTCAAAAAACATCTGTAATGTAGACATCTATAAAAACAAAAGATGCATAGGCATTGGATTAActcaaaaattatataaaataaaattttatataatttttaaaattatattatagtatctaatatcaatttataaatgCTGTATCGATACTTTGTTAATTGAATGATtcgttatatatatatttaaaaaaaacgtATTTAAACacctttcatatattttaattataaaattcacaTTTAAATATAGTCCGTTcggttaaaataataataataataaaaaattcacaTCTTATCGATAAAATACCATGCCACATCactttcttaaaattatttatttattctcatCTATAACCAATCTAAAatttatccaaaattttataataatttaatttaatttaatttaaaatatttttgtcagataaagaattaaaataacaaataattttataattttttttataaaatcattatgTCAAAcgaatgaaataaaattaaactatttacatatcattttaaataaaatcatattatatattattacatggttgattttaatctaatagttttaaaataaaaaaaaattatttaccttgacttaatatataattaaaaacacATATGATTTATATGATATATTCACATTTGAGTTTTCAATCTCTCAATCTCCCATTAAAAAAATCAGAAAATATCAAATCTAATCaaagctttttctttttccaaaggTAAAATTATACAAGTTTAATCAAAGCTaaacaaagtaaataaattttatttattttaaatgagttgtttatgaaaaatttattttttagaaaataatttaattaaattaaaaaaataactcacTTTTTCTAAAAAAGAATTTTGACTTGAAGTTAAGAAAAAATATTCAACTAAACaaatccaaaatattatacattttACTTCTTAGAAATAAGTCCTTGTAAAAGCTGGAAGATAATAGGAATTGGGAAAGATTACTCCAGCTCtttgattaattataaaaaataataaaaaatagaatcaCATTTGGTAATTGTGATGTGCCCACTTATATTTTGAGAATTAAATGTGAgaatattatttgaattttcttATTCTAATAAAAGGACAAGAGTGGGTTGGTTTGAGTTAGCTTTTATAAGGCGCTGCAGTAGAGAATCCGAGGATTTTAACATTTCCTTATATGTTATTACACGCTAACTATGAGTCTGCTCCTTTGGATTTTACTCCCccataagttaaaaaaataccTATTCTGCCACAAATACACCCGAATTTGAAGGAAGGGGCGTTTGGGTCAAAACTGAAAATAGAAAACAACAAAATGCTCACGAAAGCCTTACCAACGACCCAGCCCCCGCATGTCTGAGAAGTGGCAAAATTAAGTTAGGAATAGCAAAAGTCACATGCCAATATCTACAATAATGCCATTGGACTACCTCGTTTTAAGAGCTCGGACCGTTGGATTTGATTTTCACTCTGCAGTCTTTCGTCTTCTAGCAGACTTGTCCTTTTGCTTTTTTCGGTAAAGGGGAGGAGAGAGCTTCCTATGATCATCATCTGTTGAAGCTTGAAGCAAGATTAGAACAGACGCACCTAATTTTGCTTTTTGGATTTCAAACTACGGGCCCAACTTCAAGTGTCCAAATCCATCCACTAGCATCATTGTGCTCAGAATTTCCAGCCCACGCTGTGTCTGGGAAAAGCTCTTCATATTCTGAAAGGGCTGTTAAGTGCATGAACGATCAAAAATTATTGTcagcaccaaaaaaaaaaagataatataatttatgaGACAGGTATATAAGTATTACCTGATCAAGCAAATGTCATTCCATATGGAGTGACGGATTTAGCTTGAAATTTATTAGAATTATTAATTGCTCTTTAACGCaaattcaaatgaattaaaATGAGTATTAATTCAATTGGCCTTTTAGGATTGTATAACCAATTGGTAGATTCACTAGGGAAGCACGGAATGTCGCATCCATTCAGAACTTGAAAGTTTAGTTGGAGGGGTTGTAGAACAAATGTATAGGGAGGTGATATTTTTCTCAAGCGGCTTCTTGTAATTTATTTACAGAAAGGGACCACAAATATGATTCTCTCCTTGTAACTGCTTTGCTATAATGTAGTTTGACGGGTAATTCTGGCTTGCGTTATTCCTTCCACTGTGCTTTTAAAGAATAAGGAAATATAGCAAAGATTACTGTGTAGTAAATGAAGGAAGATGCAGATCGTCCTTATGACTTTGCTTACCAGTTAATAATATATGCAATGATTATTTCCCTCAAATCAAATTTTAGAGAGGTTTAGCATTGAAAAAAATCATgtgattatcaaaaaatatgaaataatgtCGAaggtaaaagataaaaataaatatgacaTAACATCTCACTTATATTATTATTAGGAATATAAATGGATAAAATAaccgtaaaaattaaattatttaaatatattaataatatttaaatttattctaaattctattaaaatttaatttaaaatattcaaaatcaattattattattcgaataaaattaaacacatttgattttatatattttaattaataatttgtataaaaaatattttttattaataattttcatttaaaaattttaatatttttaaaaaatattaaaattttaatttttaaatgaaaatatataaaaaatttatgaacattattataaaatatatatttttatattaaattaattatttatataaattagttcaaacaattaatatctataaataAAACTCGAATCCAATTCGAAtcctatattattttttaaatctacatcctaaattaaattataactattcaaattcattttattaaaattcaatcaaaCTAACCTTTTGAAATCAAGTCCTATAACTACAAATCAATCATAACGAATATTCGAGCAAAAAAActaacaaaaaattataaattaaatcgatCCATAATTGAAAATACTATACACTAATATCTTGAAATCAAGCCCTATAACTACAAATCAATCATAATGAATATCGGAGCAAAAGAActaacaaaaaattataaacaaaaaagtaaaaaaaaccgaaaaatgAATGtggcattattattttttcatatacaCTGAATCCACAGGGTCATGAGCTTCATTTATCCTTCTCTGCAGTTCGAAGTAACTCTCTAGCCATGGCAGAGAATGACTTAGCTGTGTCTTGCATCTCTGCAGTTCTTTGATTGATCCCCTGTCAAATTAAGCAGTTGAGTTGACAAATAACAAGGTAGTAAAGCAACAAAATGAAACCTGGATTCTTATTATCCTCTATAATTTGGTACCACAAGGAATTTAGGGATAAGCAAATTGTGATCATTAAAATGAAAATCGTTGCCAATCTATGCTGCCCTGCAAAGTGGCAGCCAGTAGCATAGAAAACCCAAGTTTCCATAACCTTAAGATCCAAGACCAGTATATCTAGGACATCCTGACATGTTCGCAAATTTTACATATCCGGAGAAGGCGGAGATCATATGAGAAATAGAAAAAGGTAACTTCTAGAGGATACCTGCAACTTCCTTATGTTCTCGTGTAACTTGTTTTCAGCCATTTTAGCAGCAGCATTTGTCTCCTGCAGCCAACGATAAAAGAGTGATGCTACTGTAGACTTGTTAAAAGAGAGAAGAGGTGTGCTCCTGAACACAAGAACATCATGCAAGTGCATACAGTGGAAGCCTATGTTTACTGCTGAGCTTGAATCCTACCGAGTAGGCTGATATTTCTTTTGTGGCAAATAGTTTACTGACATTTCCAGCAAAGATTCGGTCTCTGAATTTTTAAGAAATCATAGTATATTGCATAGCAGGACAGTCTGGATAACCAACAACATTATGGCATATGTTGATCAATGCAGAGCGATTCTTGCACCAGAGAAATTCTCTATTGTGGTAGCAAAAACAAGCATAAATGATACTTACGCCAGATGAAGAAAACCCATATTTCTTCTTGATTTGATCAATGGCACCAGCCTTTTCATCCTGTTCCTCTTCCTTGACAATTTTGTCATTCTTAACCTTCATCTGCTTTATTTTCCCTAaaacaaattttaaatgaattagaAAGTCTAGTTGAATGTTATATTCAGCAACTTCAAGCCATATAGAAGAAAACCAATTGTATCTTCTCAACCCTACTTTACCTAAGCTTCTTCCTCAACTAGTTCATAAGCATTTTTCTAGTTTTAAAAGCTTAAATACCCTTCCAAGGTAAATCAAAGAATTTTATTGGGTTGCACAAAAAGAATGAATATAATCTTACTGTGAATAACTGACCTTTAAAAGCCTGAAATTTGCTTGCCAATTTCTGCTTATTAAGAGCAGCCAAAATGTTCTGATCCTTGGGCCTCTCTTCATGATCATCAAGGTCAATATCATCTTTACAGgccacaaataaaaaataaaaaataaaaaaaaaaaagaccataTGATTGATTATTGAAAATTTGCAGAAAATGCATTAAGTACAGAAGAAACTAAAACAAAGGAGAAATTAGAGTGAGACTTGAGAGTGAACTTTGACAATTTTAATATAACTTCAAATATGAACTTCCCGACTGCCAGCGTCAGCATAACTAATGTTCTGTTAACTCATTTACAGATGTCATCAATTGTCAAATTACAATGAAATCCATGGGAAAATATATTTGCATATGATATACATAAAGAACATACATACCTATGTCTAAGTCATTCTCATCTGCCTCTATGGCAATGCTATTGCTATTTTCTGCGTTACATGCAAAGTTAGCTGTTGACAAGATCATCGAAAGTTCTTCTATACTTTCTCTTGTATCTTCTGTTTCCACCTCAGAAACTTGCTTCGGTTTACTTCCTTTGATATCCTTAATCACAGAGCTAAAAATACCCTAGCACACCAAGCAAGAAACCATAACTACCCAACTATCGAGGCACAAATAAAAATGTGTAGCTACAAGCCACAATgtacctttttcttttccttttgagCCATAGCTCCAGAGGCAAGCCCTTCTTGTGATGGCATTAGATCTTTTCTGTAGACTTGGCTGACACTGTCCAAAAACCTAAAAGTAATGTGAAAGGTCAAAAAACAAGCATGCTTGAAGGACTTCATCGAAAACGCATTTTCCTGAAGTAATTCAATAtgatttgaatttcaatttcAGTGAGAAAGAGTGTATTTCCATAATGAACAAAATAACAAAACCTAAACTTCTCTTACAGCAAGTACAACTATTGGGACCACCTCCAAATTAAGACTCCAAAGTGCACAAACTAGTTAATGCCCAGAATTATCGTTCCCTAGTTCAGATTTTCGTTCATTTGTGTTGTTCATATATTTTGTTAGAAAATCAGCTGGTAAAAGTTCATTGGCCTTATacagaaattaataaaatgattgTAAAAGATCTTtttaatctctctctctcagtAGCTATGGATTAAAGACATGATCTTCTGCTTCCACAACAGGAACGATGACAAAATAATCTCAAGTAAATGTATATACCTGAATTGGTCCTTTTGAAGCAAAACTGATACTAAAAACATTTCTTGATCACCATTCACCTGCAAGAGAAGATATTACAGTGTTCGTATGAATGTTTCTCTTCTTAAGCAACAATTTGAAGGAGAAAATTAGGCTGCTGTACCATAACAATTTCTCCATCCTGTGAACAACATATTGAACTATCTGATAAGGAGTTCAGCTTTGGTGAAGCATAAGTGAAACCTCTTATTGAGGATTCCCTTATTAATGATAAATCTGGCAAAGACCTTGAAATTCAAACAATTCATAGGATGACTTGCATTAGATCACTTCTGAGTATATTTGGCTGTATGCCACACGCAAATAAGCAAATAAAACTGTTAAAAGTTCAGAGAATGTTGCAATTGTGACGCATATTTTGCTTGTTCTTCGGTTGAAGGCTCaaattttctttcaaaagaCGTTAAAGTACTCTATACCATAATTACCATACAGCCATtaccttttcttttaaaaaaataccaaaaaaaaaGGGAGAGAGAGATCGAAGTGTTGTTGCTTGACCTGAATTAGACATGTCAAAGTAGATCATATTTGCTTTTCCAATTAAAAAGAACGTTAATATTGAAGTGGTCCCATGTGTATTCTGAAGGTCAATGTTATTAATTGGAATGAACATCGTCATGTCCCACTATATTTTCAATACTATAGTGATGGAAACTAAAGAATAAACTGAGAAAATCGCCACCTTATTTCAATTTTTCCAGTAGTGAAAAGGAGCACAAGGCCAACATCTGATGCACAACAGAATATTGAAGCCCAACAACATAAAGAGGAATGAAACTTCTTTTTGTAGTAAACCTTCTTGACCccctgataaaaaataaaagaggagaaGAACAAAAAGAATGGGATATCAGCTGAAGTTGTTCcctaaaatttcatttattaaatgaaTGCAACAGTGTTTACCTGAACAATATGGTTTAGTGAATAGACATACACTGCTTTCTCAGAACATATCAGTAGAGAAGACTGCTTCAGTGAATCCTCAACAGGATTCCCTTTGCTCAGATCTGAATCATTTGGCACATTTGATCCTCCAGCTAACACAGCTTGCTTGTCTGTAAAATAATGAATCGGTAATTCTTTTAGTCCAATTCTTAGATGGCACCAAAAATAGATCGAGTAATCCCTCAAGAGACCATCTTTTAGGTTTCCCACATACATGCATTGACTACTGTactaaatataaaagaaaaagctaGTGCCTACCCAAAATTTGCATGAATAAAGCTTTAGATGGTTTATTAGGATGCACTGTGCTAGTGCTCAGCATGTTTCCAGTATTGACATCAACAGCCAAAACTGATGAATCCTTTGTGGCAACCACTAAAACATTCTTCTCAAAGCCTTGCAGACTGCAAGTCTCAAACTGCAAAGAGATGATTCCTGTGGAAATTTCACTGGCAATATGCTTTTGATACAGCAGTGTCGGTCCTTTTAGATCAATTAGTGAAACCTGTACATTCATTACAACAGTTTGAACCACAATTAGGTGCTCAGGACACAAGTTGGACAAGACAGATTTATCTCCCAATTTTCAGCTGTTAAATGATGTTTTGGACATAAAGAAAAGATCAAATATGATTAccttctattaaaatttattcttaGACTATTATCAATAATGTTTCACATTCAACAATTTAGAATATGTAACTTCGTGCATTCCCCTGAGCCTAAATCAGTATTTGATTGATAAACGCAGAAAGGAACTATAGAACAGGAAAGGAGAAAAGGCTTACATATCCTTGATCAGACCCGACTGCAAGATGTTCTGAGTTGTGGCTGATGCTCATTGAAAGTACAGAACCATTCACCTTCACAAGTTTGAGACTCTGGATGATGTGCTGGTTTCCTCTCTTGGAACTTCCTGGAAAGAGAGGCATGCATAAATGCTGATAGTCACACAAATATCACTATATGACAGATGCAGATGAAAGAACTCAAGCTACCTCCACATGGTTAAGTGTCATAACTCAATCTGGTATTGCATGACTGACATGCACAATTCATGATGGTCTCAAGGTTAAAAAGCAAAATGCAATAGACATCAAACACTTAATAGTTTACTTGGATCATGTATGTGTTCAGAAGTACCTTGGAAGGACATAAAACTGTTCTCTGTGGCATATGGCTCAGGTTTAAACTTAAAAATGCGAACCTGCAGATAACATATACAGTAAAATACTAGATCATTCTAGAAAAACAAAATTGCAAGTGAAAAATGTATAAATTACGTTGTGATATTTGTAAAATCCAATGAAAATAACATCTCACCATTCCACTCTGGTCCCCTGAAATAAGAATCCGCGAATTGCCATCAAAATACAAGGCCGTTATTGCTATACCGCTTAAAGAAAAATCATCTTCACTCTGCACAAAgatttcttttattaaataGAGTAAATATAGTAAGgataaaaaaggaaattgaaaaATACAGTAGAAGCCTGTCATAAATACAAAACTCTCCCCAAAATATGTTGTTTGCTTGCCTTAAAAAAAATgactgaagaaaaaaaaaagatcaatATCAAGAAGAATTAGTAAATTTTCATCTCTTTCAGATCATTTCCGTAAGCCTGACTAAATCTCATTGCCAATgcctaggtttttttttttaaataataatatgaataagAATAAGAAACTAGGTTAAGAAGACTGAACTTCTACAGCCCAAATAAAAAACTACTGAGAAGCAGGAACAAAGCCTAGACAATCTCAATAAAGGCAGAAAACAGCAACTAAGAGCTCATTTCTTTCAGAAACTGTTAACATCTAAGGGCTTATAAAATTTACCTGttgttttaatgataaaatggggATAAAAAATGGAGAAGATGCTTGCCAAAAGTTAATGGCTCCATCACTATGTCCAGTTATGTACAAGTTTTTAATCTTTGCAAACCCACTGAACGAGGCAGGATTTGGGGGAGTTCCATCTTTCGTTTTTGCTTCAAAAGGAAATAGAGGTGGAATGTTTTTGGAGAACATGAGGTAATCCTGCATTACCATAAAATTTGTAGTCAACAGACTAGACTATCATGATTAATTTAGACAATTCAATGCTAAAGCTTTACCATTGTGTTACCTCATCCCCAAAACTCCATATGTAAGGGTTCTGTGTGACGAATTTTGCTAGAGTGATGCTTGACTCAGCAAATGGCATCTTCGCAATGACCTCCTTTGGCAATGAGGGGGAACTCCTAGATTGGGTTAGTAGAAGATACTTTTCAATCTTACAATCATCATACACATAAACGTGCCCTGATTTTCCAAGGACGAGAAGAGAATCCTCtttatgtttgctttgatccAAAGAGTTTGAGATGATCTCCATGTCAATGCAAGGCTCTGACAAATGAAGACCTAACTTTATTGTGGGAGCTTCAGTATGCTCATTTAACAAGACAACCTGCCCCACCAGAATAAAACTTGTGTAGTTTTAACTCAAAAGCAAAGAAAATGTCTGTTATCTACTACGTACTGCAAAGCTAAAGTTTGTCAACCAAAAACTAAGATAAATTGTTGTCAATAAAATCAGTAGCAACCAATTTGGAATCAGAGGATATAAGAACCACAGACAGTTAGTCACTGAGACCTGAAACAAAGTTGAGCACATTTGCTCCATTGGCATGAGATATAATAGAAAATCAACCCATACCTGCAACAAGTTGGTAGATGCCGAGTCAGAAGCACCCATAATGTAGAGTCGACTTGCCTTCCCATCAGCCTGAAGCCATTTGAGTGATGCAATAGGAATTCTGTCGGACTTGTATCCCAGATTGAGTTTATAGAGAGGAGCACTTTGAGTGCCGCTGTCTGAGGCTATTTCAGTTCTTGAATTAGGGTTAGCAGGAATACTCCAGATAAAAATCTCACCATTACTATAGCCAATAGCAACTTTACTTCCAAAAGGACAAGTCCAGCATGCAGACGTTACTTTCTTGTTCTCATTATATTGTGACTGCAACAAGCTTCCCCCTGTTGT
This is a stretch of genomic DNA from Manihot esculenta cultivar AM560-2 chromosome 2, M.esculenta_v8, whole genome shotgun sequence. It encodes these proteins:
- the LOC110609749 gene encoding uncharacterized protein LOC110609749 isoform X1; translated protein: MFVKKLVEKASSSKKPAGNLEGIKPSDVDPRLAFHYGIPSRGNMLAYDSVQKILAISTRDGRIKLFGKDNTQLLLECPEAVPSKFLQFIQNKGVLLNVTSKNHIEVWDVNKKLVCRVHVFKEDITSVAVMQHCPYMYVGDSAGNISVLRLDVETCDIQRMQYAIPLPASHGKPAEVPTDAAVLHILPQPTAESKRDIIPCHLEKFRVLIVFRDGLITLWEIRESKTIFTTGGSLLQSQYNENKKVTSACWTCPFGSKVAIGYSNGEIFIWSIPANPNSRTEIASDSGTQSAPLYKLNLGYKSDRIPIASLKWLQADGKASRLYIMGASDSASTNLLQVVLLNEHTEAPTIKLGLHLSEPCIDMEIISNSLDQSKHKEDSLLVLGKSGHVYVYDDCKIEKYLLLTQSRSSPSLPKEVIAKMPFAESSITLAKFVTQNPYIWSFGDEDYLMFSKNIPPLFPFEAKTKDGTPPNPASFSGFAKIKNLYITGHSDGAINFWQASSPFFIPILSLKQQSEDDFSLSGIAITALYFDGNSRILISGDQSGMVRIFKFKPEPYATENSFMSFQGSSKRGNQHIIQSLKLVKVNGSVLSMSISHNSEHLAVGSDQGYVSLIDLKGPTLLYQKHIASEISTGIISLQFETCSLQGFEKNVLVVATKDSSVLAVDVNTGNMLSTSTVHPNKPSKALFMQILDKQAVLAGGSNVPNDSDLSKGNPVEDSLKQSSLLICSEKAVYVYSLNHIVQGVKKVYYKKKFHSSLCCWASIFCCASDVGLVLLFTTGKIEIRSLPDLSLIRESSIRGFTYASPKLNSLSDSSICCSQDGEIVMVNGDQEMFLVSVLLQKDQFRFLDSVSQVYRKDLMPSQEGLASGAMAQKEKKKGIFSSVIKDIKGSKPKQVSEVETEDTRESIEELSMILSTANFACNAENSNSIAIEADENDLDIDDIDLDDHEERPKDQNILAALNKQKLASKFQAFKGKIKQMKVKNDKIVKEEEQDEKAGAIDQIKKKYGFSSSGETNAAAKMAENKLHENIRKLQGINQRTAEMQDTAKSFSAMARELLRTAEKDK
- the LOC110609749 gene encoding uncharacterized protein LOC110609749 isoform X2; this encodes MFVKKLVEKASSSKKPAGNLEGIKPSDVDPRLAFHYGIPSRGNMLAYDSVQKILAISTRDGRIKLFGKDNTQLLLECPEAVPSKFLQFIQNKGVLLNVTSKNHIEVWDVNKKLVCRVHVFKEDITSVAVMQHCPYMYVGDSAGNISVLRLDVETCDIQRMQYAIPLPASHGKPAEVPTDAAVLHILPQPTAESKRVLIVFRDGLITLWEIRESKTIFTTGGSLLQSQYNENKKVTSACWTCPFGSKVAIGYSNGEIFIWSIPANPNSRTEIASDSGTQSAPLYKLNLGYKSDRIPIASLKWLQADGKASRLYIMGASDSASTNLLQVVLLNEHTEAPTIKLGLHLSEPCIDMEIISNSLDQSKHKEDSLLVLGKSGHVYVYDDCKIEKYLLLTQSRSSPSLPKEVIAKMPFAESSITLAKFVTQNPYIWSFGDEDYLMFSKNIPPLFPFEAKTKDGTPPNPASFSGFAKIKNLYITGHSDGAINFWQASSPFFIPILSLKQQSEDDFSLSGIAITALYFDGNSRILISGDQSGMVRIFKFKPEPYATENSFMSFQGSSKRGNQHIIQSLKLVKVNGSVLSMSISHNSEHLAVGSDQGYVSLIDLKGPTLLYQKHIASEISTGIISLQFETCSLQGFEKNVLVVATKDSSVLAVDVNTGNMLSTSTVHPNKPSKALFMQILDKQAVLAGGSNVPNDSDLSKGNPVEDSLKQSSLLICSEKAVYVYSLNHIVQGVKKVYYKKKFHSSLCCWASIFCCASDVGLVLLFTTGKIEIRSLPDLSLIRESSIRGFTYASPKLNSLSDSSICCSQDGEIVMVNGDQEMFLVSVLLQKDQFRFLDSVSQVYRKDLMPSQEGLASGAMAQKEKKKGIFSSVIKDIKGSKPKQVSEVETEDTRESIEELSMILSTANFACNAENSNSIAIEADENDLDIDDIDLDDHEERPKDQNILAALNKQKLASKFQAFKGKIKQMKVKNDKIVKEEEQDEKAGAIDQIKKKYGFSSSGETNAAAKMAENKLHENIRKLQGINQRTAEMQDTAKSFSAMARELLRTAEKDK